In Sander lucioperca isolate FBNREF2018 chromosome 21, SLUC_FBN_1.2, whole genome shotgun sequence, the following proteins share a genomic window:
- the limd2 gene encoding LIM domain-containing protein 2 produces the protein MDTRNTTEEKPVQRSKSFSFKTPKEVCSSCEKTVYPMERLVANNLVFHSTCFCCKHCNAKLSLGTFAALQGEFYCKPHYQQLFKSKGNYDEGFGRKQHKELWASKETDNITKTA, from the exons ATG GACACCAGGAACACCACGGAAGAGAAACCTGTCCAGCGATCTAAG TCCTTCAGCTTTAAGACCCCAAAGGAAGTGTGTTCATCATGTGAGAAGACGGTCTACCCAATGGAGAGATTGGTTGCCAACAACCTGGTCTTCCATTCAACATGCTTCTGCTGCAAGCACTGCAACGCCAAACTTAG CCTTGGCACCTTCGCAGCTCTTCAAGGTGAATTTTACTGTAAACCCCACTATCAGCAGCTGTTCAAAAGCAAAGGCAACTACGACGAGGGCTTCGGACGCAAACAGCACAAAGAGCTCTGGGCCTCCAAGGAGACAGATAATATAACAAAGACGGCATAA